One Owenweeksia hongkongensis DSM 17368 genomic region harbors:
- a CDS encoding DUF6702 family protein, with translation MKWIIGLLLMIGMQSAWAHQPSVSSTILSQQGDNSWVLQVRSPLSAFEYEIKQLNGETSFSTPEEFKSLVLSHILKNVTIQVNGENTVQLIKGFVKLGHETNVVFQATGIPEEIESIDVSNKSFEHIGYNQSALMIIKSGLEKQQFVLDDKNQHSIKLLAKGNQLVEHTANSTAGIGFAPTSFMNYVTWGLGLLFILLFGFYLYQSNKLDEATRQGNCL, from the coding sequence ATGAAGTGGATAATAGGTCTTTTGCTGATGATAGGAATGCAAAGCGCTTGGGCACATCAACCCAGTGTTTCATCAACAATACTATCCCAACAGGGTGACAACAGCTGGGTTTTACAAGTACGCTCACCCCTTTCTGCATTTGAGTATGAAATAAAACAACTCAATGGTGAGACTTCTTTCAGCACACCTGAAGAGTTTAAAAGTTTGGTCCTTAGTCACATCTTGAAAAATGTAACTATACAGGTAAATGGAGAAAATACCGTTCAGCTCATAAAAGGTTTTGTGAAGTTGGGCCATGAAACTAACGTGGTCTTTCAGGCTACAGGAATTCCGGAAGAAATTGAGTCTATTGATGTGAGCAATAAAAGCTTTGAGCATATTGGTTATAATCAAAGTGCATTGATGATTATAAAGAGTGGGCTAGAAAAGCAGCAGTTTGTGCTAGACGACAAAAATCAACACTCTATAAAACTCCTTGCTAAAGGAAACCAACTTGTGGAACATACTGCCAATTCTACTGCAGGAATAGGGTTTGCCCCAACTTCCTTTATGAATTATGTCACTTGGGGTTTAGGTTTACTCTTTATTTTATTATTTGGGTTTTACCTCTATCAATCCAACAAGCTTGATGAAGCTACTCGTCAGGGTAATTGTTTATAA
- the katG gene encoding catalase/peroxidase HPI, which translates to MGNNSDSNGSRSFDVNSGGKCPFHGGAPKQAAGGGARNQDWWPNRLKVNMLRQHSSLSNPMGEDFNYAEEFKKLDLQAVKKDLTDLMTDSQDWWPADFGHYGGLFIRLAWHSAGTYRIGDGRGGAGSGQQRYAPLNSWPDNASLDKARRLLWPIKQKYGNKISWADLIVLSGNVALESMNFKTFGFAGGREDVWEPEEDVYWGSETEWLSDKRYSGERDLEDPLAAVVMGLIYVDPEGPNGNWDPISAAKDIRETFKRMAMNDEETVALIAGGHSFGKTHGAADPGEFVGPEPEAAPIEDQGFGWKNSFETGSGAHAITGGPEVTWTETPTKWSNNFFKNLFEYEWDPHRSPAGAKQWIARDAEEIIPDAFDSSKKRKPTMLTTDLSLRMDPEYEKISRRFYENPDEFADAFARAWYKLTHRDMGPKERYLGPEVPQEELLWQDPIPTVDHELVNDEDVASLKSKVLNSGLSVSELVSTAWASASTFRGSDKRGGANGARIRLAPQKDWKVNKPEQLKKVLSTLEGIQKEFNSGSKKISLADLIVLAGCAGVEKAAKNAGHNVEVPFTPGRMDASAEQTDVEAFEYLEPYADGFRNYRGTKFDVSTEDLLIDKAQLLTLSAPELTVLVGGMRVLNTNYDGFNHGVFTNRPETLSNDFFVNLLDMRTQWKPTSDEAEVFEGSDRKSGAPKWTATRADLIFGSSSELRALAEVYGSSDAKDKFVNDFVAAWDKVMNLDRFDLA; encoded by the coding sequence ATGGGAAATAATTCAGATTCTAATGGCTCACGTAGTTTTGATGTAAATAGTGGAGGCAAGTGTCCGTTTCACGGTGGAGCACCTAAACAGGCGGCTGGCGGTGGCGCTAGAAATCAAGATTGGTGGCCAAACAGATTAAAAGTAAATATGCTTCGACAGCACTCCTCTTTATCTAACCCTATGGGAGAAGATTTTAATTATGCTGAGGAATTTAAGAAGCTTGACTTACAAGCTGTAAAAAAAGATCTAACCGATTTAATGACCGATTCGCAAGACTGGTGGCCCGCTGACTTTGGTCACTATGGAGGTCTGTTTATTCGCTTGGCTTGGCACAGCGCAGGTACGTATCGTATTGGTGATGGTCGCGGTGGCGCGGGTTCTGGTCAGCAGCGCTACGCTCCACTTAATAGTTGGCCAGACAATGCCAGTTTAGATAAAGCACGCAGGCTACTTTGGCCCATCAAGCAGAAATATGGTAACAAAATTTCATGGGCCGATCTTATAGTTCTTTCTGGCAACGTGGCGTTAGAGTCTATGAACTTCAAAACCTTTGGTTTTGCAGGAGGGCGCGAAGATGTGTGGGAACCTGAAGAAGATGTGTATTGGGGCTCGGAAACAGAGTGGCTTAGTGATAAAAGATATTCCGGTGAACGAGATCTGGAAGATCCACTGGCAGCTGTGGTGATGGGGCTGATTTATGTAGATCCTGAAGGCCCTAATGGAAACTGGGATCCGATTTCTGCGGCAAAGGATATTAGGGAAACCTTCAAGCGAATGGCGATGAATGATGAGGAAACAGTGGCACTCATAGCTGGTGGTCACTCTTTTGGAAAGACACATGGCGCGGCTGATCCTGGTGAGTTTGTAGGTCCAGAGCCGGAAGCTGCACCTATCGAGGATCAAGGTTTTGGTTGGAAAAATAGTTTTGAAACAGGAAGTGGAGCGCATGCCATTACTGGAGGGCCAGAGGTTACCTGGACAGAAACACCTACAAAGTGGAGCAATAATTTCTTCAAAAATCTATTTGAATATGAGTGGGATCCGCATAGAAGCCCTGCTGGAGCTAAGCAATGGATAGCACGTGATGCGGAAGAAATAATTCCTGATGCTTTTGACTCTTCCAAAAAGCGCAAGCCAACTATGCTTACCACCGATTTGTCCCTGAGAATGGATCCTGAATATGAGAAAATATCAAGACGCTTTTACGAAAACCCCGATGAGTTTGCGGATGCTTTTGCGCGTGCATGGTACAAATTAACACATCGTGATATGGGGCCGAAAGAGCGCTATCTGGGGCCGGAAGTTCCGCAGGAAGAATTGCTTTGGCAAGACCCAATCCCGACCGTGGATCATGAGCTGGTAAATGACGAGGATGTGGCTAGTTTGAAATCAAAAGTTTTGAATTCCGGATTGTCAGTTTCTGAATTGGTTTCTACAGCCTGGGCTTCGGCTTCCACATTTAGAGGTTCTGATAAACGTGGTGGTGCCAATGGTGCTCGTATTCGTCTGGCCCCTCAAAAAGATTGGAAGGTGAATAAGCCTGAACAGCTTAAAAAAGTATTGAGCACTTTAGAAGGAATTCAAAAAGAATTCAACTCAGGAAGTAAGAAAATTTCATTGGCAGATCTGATTGTTTTGGCTGGATGCGCTGGTGTAGAAAAAGCGGCTAAAAATGCTGGGCATAATGTTGAGGTGCCATTCACACCCGGTCGAATGGATGCTTCTGCCGAGCAAACTGATGTGGAAGCTTTTGAATATTTGGAGCCTTATGCTGATGGTTTCCGCAATTACCGAGGCACTAAGTTTGACGTTTCCACGGAGGATTTACTAATCGATAAAGCACAATTATTAACCTTATCGGCTCCGGAATTAACCGTTTTGGTAGGAGGAATGCGCGTGTTGAATACCAATTATGATGGTTTCAATCATGGTGTGTTTACCAATCGCCCGGAAACATTGAGTAATGATTTCTTTGTGAATCTCTTGGATATGCGCACGCAATGGAAACCGACTTCTGATGAAGCTGAGGTGTTTGAAGGCAGTGATAGAAAATCGGGAGCACCAAAATGGACAGCCACCCGCGCTGATCTTATTTTTGGTTCCAGCTCAGAACTACGTGCCTTAGCGGAAGTATATGGATCATCAGATGCAAAGGACAAGTTTGTAAATGATTTTGTTGCCGCCTGGGATAAGGTGATGAACTTAGATCGCTTTGATTTGGCCTAG
- a CDS encoding M16 family metallopeptidase encodes MEFEIFELSNGIRVVHKQMDRPVAHCGLMVMAGSRDESLEEEGLAHFIEHVLFKGTTKRKAYHILSRMEDAGGELNAYTDKETTVIYSSFLESDYNRAIDLIFDINFNSIFPEKEIQKEKEVIIDEINSYKDSPSELIFDDFEETLFPNHPLGMNILGTPEKVKSFSRKDILNFISREYGNNRMVFSSVGNISSAKLKRMLDKATEHLPAKISTHTRVAPPAYQTKHVSVEKSNFQTHAVLGTRSYYANHEKSRTLHLLNNILGGPGMNSRLNLNIREKYGFTYNIESFYNPYSDTGVFGIYAGTDPGTIGKTLKLIDKELKKLREIKLGTMQLTKAKRQILGQIAMGQENNASLMLALGKSLLVFDRVDTFEEIRAKIEGITSEDLQDVANEILAPEQMSSIVYKPIAN; translated from the coding sequence ATGGAATTTGAAATTTTTGAATTGAGCAATGGCATCCGTGTGGTGCACAAACAAATGGATAGACCAGTAGCTCATTGTGGATTGATGGTGATGGCAGGTTCCAGAGATGAGTCGCTCGAAGAAGAGGGGTTGGCACACTTTATAGAGCATGTACTTTTTAAAGGAACTACCAAAAGAAAAGCCTACCACATCTTAAGCAGAATGGAGGATGCCGGAGGTGAACTCAATGCCTACACCGACAAGGAAACTACGGTTATTTACAGTTCTTTTTTAGAAAGTGATTACAATCGCGCCATTGACCTAATCTTTGATATTAACTTCAATTCCATCTTTCCTGAAAAGGAAATACAAAAGGAAAAAGAGGTGATCATTGATGAAATCAATAGCTATAAGGACTCCCCTTCTGAGCTAATTTTTGATGATTTTGAGGAAACGCTTTTTCCTAATCACCCATTAGGGATGAATATTTTGGGTACACCCGAAAAGGTAAAAAGCTTTAGCCGAAAGGATATTTTGAATTTTATTTCTCGCGAATACGGAAACAACCGCATGGTGTTTAGCAGTGTGGGAAATATCAGCTCTGCTAAGCTAAAACGTATGCTAGACAAAGCTACAGAGCACCTTCCTGCCAAAATCTCTACTCATACCAGAGTTGCTCCACCAGCCTATCAAACCAAACATGTATCGGTCGAAAAGTCAAACTTTCAAACACATGCGGTGCTGGGCACTAGAAGCTATTATGCTAATCATGAGAAAAGCAGAACACTTCACTTATTGAATAATATTTTGGGTGGCCCAGGGATGAACTCACGCCTGAACCTCAACATTCGGGAGAAGTATGGTTTCACCTACAATATTGAGTCATTTTACAATCCATATTCTGACACAGGTGTGTTTGGGATATATGCCGGCACCGACCCCGGAACTATTGGCAAAACACTAAAGCTGATTGATAAGGAGCTTAAAAAACTTAGAGAAATAAAGTTGGGCACTATGCAGCTCACCAAGGCCAAGCGCCAAATTTTAGGGCAAATTGCCATGGGGCAAGAAAACAATGCCTCGCTAATGTTAGCCTTGGGCAAATCACTTTTGGTATTTGATAGAGTGGACACTTTTGAAGAAATTAGAGCCAAAATTGAAGGTATAACTTCTGAGGATTTGCAGGATGTAGCCAATGAAATTTTAGCACCTGAGCAGATGAGCTCGATAGTTTATAAGCCGATAGCAAACTAA
- a CDS encoding SRPBCC family protein codes for MPRIELKTEIKARKEIVFDLSRSIDLHKISTEQTDETAIAGRTSGLIELNEFVTWRAKHFGVYQNLTSHITEFNHPNYFVDEMKQGIFKKFRHEHHFSISDKITIMIDIFEFESPLGFLEQIANKLFLKKYMAKLLEKRNQTIKDFAESGKWKKVISTKFD; via the coding sequence TTGCCTAGAATTGAACTGAAAACAGAAATCAAGGCAAGAAAAGAAATAGTATTTGACCTTTCACGAAGCATTGATTTACATAAAATATCGACAGAACAAACCGATGAAACTGCCATCGCTGGCAGAACAAGTGGTTTAATTGAACTAAACGAGTTTGTTACTTGGAGAGCAAAACACTTTGGGGTTTATCAAAATTTAACCTCTCATATAACTGAGTTCAATCACCCTAATTACTTTGTGGATGAAATGAAACAAGGGATTTTTAAAAAATTCCGCCATGAGCATCATTTCTCGATTTCAGACAAAATCACAATAATGATTGATATTTTCGAATTCGAATCACCATTAGGGTTTTTAGAGCAAATTGCCAATAAACTTTTCTTAAAAAAGTACATGGCAAAACTTTTAGAAAAGAGAAATCAAACCATCAAGGACTTTGCTGAATCAGGCAAATGGAAAAAAGTAATAAGCACTAAATTTGACTGA
- a CDS encoding O-methyltransferase produces MDFLPEKINTYSENHTSPESEILENLNRDTQAKILRARMLSGHLQGRTLSMFSHMLKPKRMLEIGTYTGYSALCLAEGLTEDGVLHTIDINEELEDFAKSYFDKSEYGSKIKMHVGDALEIIPGLNETWDMVFIDADKANYSNYFDLVIEHTRTGGFIIADNVLWSGKVTEPLKAQDIDTEALLVFNKKMQDDPRVENVLLPIRDGLMIARKK; encoded by the coding sequence ATGGACTTCTTACCCGAAAAAATAAACACCTATTCCGAAAACCACACTTCACCAGAAAGTGAAATATTGGAAAATCTAAACCGCGACACCCAAGCCAAAATACTAAGAGCAAGGATGCTTAGCGGTCATTTGCAAGGAAGAACCTTGAGTATGTTTAGCCACATGCTGAAACCAAAACGTATGTTGGAAATCGGTACCTACACTGGTTATTCGGCCCTTTGCTTAGCCGAAGGCTTAACCGAAGATGGAGTTCTTCACACGATTGACATCAATGAAGAGTTGGAAGATTTTGCAAAATCTTACTTCGACAAATCGGAATACGGGAGTAAAATAAAAATGCACGTTGGTGATGCATTGGAAATCATTCCAGGCTTAAACGAAACCTGGGACATGGTTTTTATAGATGCAGACAAGGCAAATTATTCTAACTATTTTGACCTGGTAATTGAGCACACTCGCACGGGAGGCTTTATTATAGCTGACAATGTGTTGTGGAGTGGCAAAGTAACTGAACCACTAAAAGCTCAGGATATCGATACCGAAGCTCTTTTGGTTTTTAACAAAAAGATGCAAGACGACCCCAGAGTAGAAAACGTATTACTCCCCATACGTGATGGATTGATGATAGCTCGGAAGAAGTGA
- the fbp gene encoding class 1 fructose-bisphosphatase: MQRHTTLGEFIIGNQKDFPYAKGELSALLSSIRLAGKMVNQEINKAGLAEILGKFGSDNVQGEEQMKLDVLANDLFISTLRSRGEICGIASEEMEDYVSFDEDIHKDAKYVVLIDPLDGSSNIDVNVTVGTIFSIYRRISEPGTPVTLEDFLQPGNKQVAAGYLAYGTSTMLVFTTGNGVNGFTYDPGIGSFFLSHPKMQIPEDGKIYSINEGNYVHFPEGVKKYIKWCQELDPATNRPLTSRYIGSLVADFHRNLLKGGVYIYPKGTTAPKGKLRLLYECNPMAYLMEQAGGAASDGYTRIMDLDPTELHERVPFFCGSKTMVAKAEEFMDQYRD; the protein is encoded by the coding sequence ATGCAAAGACATACCACTCTCGGTGAATTTATTATTGGCAACCAAAAAGACTTTCCATACGCGAAAGGTGAACTGAGCGCACTTTTGAGCTCTATCCGCCTTGCGGGGAAAATGGTAAACCAGGAAATCAACAAAGCCGGACTGGCCGAAATACTTGGAAAATTTGGTTCTGACAATGTACAGGGCGAAGAGCAAATGAAGCTTGACGTACTGGCCAATGACCTTTTTATCAGTACACTTCGCTCACGTGGTGAGATTTGTGGTATTGCCTCTGAAGAGATGGAAGACTATGTTTCTTTTGACGAAGATATTCACAAAGACGCCAAATACGTTGTGCTAATTGATCCACTAGATGGTTCTTCAAACATTGATGTAAACGTAACTGTGGGTACAATTTTCAGCATTTACCGCAGAATTTCAGAGCCAGGAACCCCTGTAACATTAGAAGATTTTCTTCAGCCAGGCAATAAGCAGGTTGCTGCCGGATACTTGGCATATGGAACCTCAACCATGTTAGTATTTACCACTGGTAATGGCGTGAATGGTTTCACTTATGATCCGGGTATTGGCTCGTTCTTCCTTTCGCACCCTAAGATGCAGATTCCGGAAGATGGAAAGATTTACTCAATCAACGAAGGAAACTATGTTCACTTCCCTGAAGGTGTAAAAAAATACATCAAATGGTGTCAGGAATTAGATCCGGCAACCAATCGTCCATTGACTTCAAGATACATTGGTTCTTTGGTAGCTGATTTTCACCGAAACCTACTTAAAGGCGGTGTCTATATTTACCCGAAAGGGACCACTGCTCCAAAAGGAAAACTTCGCTTGTTGTACGAATGCAACCCAATGGCTTACCTGATGGAGCAAGCGGGAGGTGCCGCCAGCGATGGTTACACCCGTATTATGGATTTAGACCCTACTGAGCTTCACGAGCGTGTACCATTTTTCTGTGGAAGCAAAACTATGGTAGCCAAAGCTGAAGAGTTTATGGATCAATACAGAGACTAA
- a CDS encoding carboxypeptidase-like regulatory domain-containing protein, translated as MKTLKLLIIGLAVLCLKPGFAQEKAGALIGVVSDLENMETLPFVNVVIKDIKGNIIAGGVSDLDGEFNINPIAPGHYTIEASFAGYETEVFKQVKVKSGEKTKLNILLIEGSYELIECVITCQQPVIDITRTVCWWKSCGNILSTGLSDSEIIPLSFSIFPNPSTGELNLKADSEISEVLITNMNGQSVSEISVDNPNDISANLSHLPAATYIVHFSDGISRKSQLWILQH; from the coding sequence ATGAAGACGCTTAAATTGCTGATTATCGGCCTGGCTGTATTATGCCTAAAACCAGGTTTTGCTCAAGAAAAGGCTGGAGCATTAATAGGAGTGGTTTCTGATTTGGAAAATATGGAAACTTTGCCCTTTGTAAATGTTGTGATTAAAGACATCAAAGGCAACATAATAGCAGGTGGTGTCTCAGATTTGGATGGAGAATTCAACATCAACCCTATCGCCCCTGGACACTACACCATTGAAGCTTCATTTGCCGGGTATGAAACAGAAGTATTTAAACAGGTGAAAGTTAAAAGTGGAGAAAAAACTAAGCTTAATATACTTCTCATTGAAGGGAGTTATGAGTTGATTGAATGTGTAATTACCTGCCAGCAACCCGTGATAGATATAACTCGAACAGTGTGCTGGTGGAAATCATGTGGTAATATTTTAAGTACAGGCCTAAGTGATTCAGAAATAATACCATTAAGCTTCTCAATCTTCCCAAACCCTAGCACTGGAGAATTAAACCTGAAGGCAGACTCTGAAATAAGTGAGGTGTTAATCACAAATATGAATGGCCAATCTGTGTCAGAGATAAGCGTTGATAACCCAAATGACATTTCAGCAAACTTGAGTCATTTACCCGCTGCAACCTATATCGTTCACTTTTCGGATGGCATAAGTCGGAAATCACAGCTATGGATACTTCAGCACTAA
- a CDS encoding SDR family NAD(P)-dependent oxidoreductase yields MKTAFITGATSGIGKATAILLGKSGYRIIACGRRQDRLDELKGELAAFTEVYTLSFDVREKDAVFKAIDSLPNDWRNIDLLVNNAGNAHGLASIQNGSIDDWDAMIDINVKGLLYVSKAIIPNMIERNTGHIINIGSIAGREVYPNGNVYCASKYAVDAINNGMRIDLNEYNIRVSQIAPGLVETEFSLIRFKGDADKSAGVYEGYDALKPEDLADLILFMATRPAHVNLADVLILPTAQANATTVKKH; encoded by the coding sequence ATGAAAACAGCATTTATCACAGGCGCCACTTCAGGTATTGGAAAAGCAACCGCTATTTTATTAGGTAAAAGTGGATATCGAATTATTGCTTGCGGCCGCAGGCAAGATCGTTTGGACGAATTGAAAGGCGAATTAGCGGCATTCACAGAAGTGTATACGCTTAGTTTTGATGTTCGTGAGAAAGACGCTGTTTTTAAGGCCATCGATTCTTTGCCTAATGATTGGAGAAACATCGATCTTTTGGTAAACAATGCCGGAAATGCGCATGGTTTGGCTTCCATTCAAAATGGCTCAATTGACGATTGGGACGCCATGATTGATATTAATGTGAAAGGTTTGCTGTATGTCTCAAAGGCTATTATCCCTAATATGATAGAGCGCAACACTGGGCACATTATTAATATTGGCTCCATTGCTGGCCGCGAGGTTTACCCCAATGGCAATGTGTATTGCGCCAGCAAATATGCCGTTGACGCTATCAATAATGGAATGCGAATTGACCTCAACGAATACAACATAAGGGTTTCTCAAATCGCTCCAGGATTAGTAGAAACTGAGTTTTCACTAATCCGTTTTAAAGGTGATGCTGATAAATCCGCAGGGGTTTATGAAGGTTATGATGCTTTAAAACCTGAAGATTTGGCTGACCTGATTTTATTTATGGCTACTCGCCCAGCTCATGTTAACCTTGCTGATGTTTTAATTTTACCTACAGCTCAGGCTAATGCGACAACGGTGAAAAAGCACTGA